Proteins from one Enterobacter bugandensis genomic window:
- the trmA gene encoding tRNA (uridine(54)-C5)-methyltransferase TrmA, with protein MTPEHLPTEQYDAQLAEKVVRLQSMMTPFNAPVPEVFRSPVSHYRMRAEFRIWHDGDDLYHIIFDQQTKSRIRVDSFPAASELINQLMTLIIEGVRNNPVLRNKLFQIDYLTTQSNQAIVSLLYHKALTDEWREQAEALRDTLRAQNINVHLIGRATKTKIMLDQDYVDERLPVAGKEMVYRQVENSFTQPNAEMNVQMLEWALKATEGSKGDLLELYCGNGNFSLALARNFERVLATEIAKPSVAAAQYNIAANHIDNVQIIRMAAEEFTQAMNGVRQFNRLEGIDLKSYQCETIFVDPPRSGLDSETEKMVQAYPRILYISCNPETLCKNLETLSQTHKVERLALFDQFPYTHHMECGVLLTSK; from the coding sequence ATGACCCCAGAACACCTCCCGACAGAACAGTACGACGCGCAGCTGGCCGAGAAAGTTGTCCGCCTGCAAAGTATGATGACGCCTTTCAACGCGCCCGTTCCCGAGGTGTTCCGCTCCCCTGTCAGCCACTACCGCATGCGCGCCGAGTTCCGCATCTGGCATGACGGCGACGACCTGTACCACATCATTTTCGATCAGCAGACCAAATCACGCATTCGCGTGGACAGCTTCCCGGCAGCGAGCGAGCTTATCAACCAGCTGATGACGCTGATCATTGAAGGCGTGCGCAACAATCCGGTGCTGCGCAACAAGCTGTTCCAGATTGACTATCTGACCACGCAAAGCAATCAGGCGATTGTCTCTCTGCTGTACCACAAAGCGCTGACCGACGAATGGCGCGAGCAGGCCGAAGCCCTGCGCGATACGCTGCGTGCGCAGAACATCAACGTGCACCTGATTGGCCGCGCGACCAAAACCAAAATCATGCTGGATCAGGATTACGTCGACGAGCGTCTGCCGGTGGCAGGTAAAGAGATGGTTTACCGTCAGGTGGAAAACAGCTTCACCCAGCCGAATGCCGAGATGAACGTGCAGATGCTGGAGTGGGCGCTGAAGGCGACGGAAGGGTCTAAGGGCGATCTGCTTGAGCTTTACTGCGGTAACGGCAACTTCTCGCTGGCGCTGGCGCGTAACTTCGAACGCGTGCTGGCAACGGAAATCGCCAAGCCGTCGGTAGCGGCCGCGCAGTACAACATCGCCGCTAACCATATCGATAACGTGCAGATCATTCGCATGGCGGCAGAAGAGTTCACCCAGGCCATGAACGGTGTACGCCAGTTTAACCGCCTGGAAGGGATCGATTTGAAGAGCTACCAGTGCGAGACGATTTTTGTCGACCCGCCGCGCAGTGGCCTGGACAGCGAAACCGAGAAGATGGTGCAGGCGTACCCGCGTATTTTGTACATCTCCTGTAACCCGGAGACGCTGTGCAAGAATCTGGAAACATTAAGCCAGACGCACAAGGTTGAACGTCTGGCACTGTTCGATCAGTTCCCGTATACGCACCATATGGAGTGCGGTGTACTGCTCACGTCGAAGTAA
- a CDS encoding YijD family membrane protein — MKQSGQDKGTLLLALIAGLSINGTFAAIFSSIVPFSIFPLIALVLTVYCLHQRYLNRTMPVGLPGLAAACFILGVLLYSTVVRAEYPDIGSNFFPAVLSVALVFWIGSRMRSRKSQLPE; from the coding sequence ATGAAACAGTCAGGTCAGGATAAAGGGACGCTGTTGCTGGCATTGATCGCTGGCTTATCCATTAATGGCACGTTTGCCGCTATTTTTAGCTCCATCGTGCCATTTTCGATTTTCCCGCTTATTGCGCTGGTGCTGACGGTCTACTGCCTGCATCAGCGTTACCTGAACCGTACGATGCCGGTTGGGTTACCGGGGCTGGCCGCTGCCTGTTTTATTCTGGGCGTATTGCTGTACAGCACCGTGGTGCGCGCGGAGTATCCGGATATCGGCTCTAACTTCTTCCCTGCGGTACTGTCCGTGGCGCTGGTGTTCTGGATTGGCTCGCGCATGCGTAGCCGCAAGAGCCAACTGCCAGAGTAA
- the fabR gene encoding HTH-type transcriptional repressor FabR encodes MMGVRAQQKEKTRRSLVEAAFSQLSAERSFASLSLREVAREAGIAPTSFYRHFRDVDELGLTMVDESGLMLRQLMRQARQRIAKGGSVIRTSVSTFMEFIGNNPNAFRLLLRERSGTSAAFRAAVAREIQHFIAELADYLELENHMPRAFTEAQAEAMVTIVFSAGAEALDVSIEQRKQLEERLVLQLRMISKGAYYWYRREQEKLAHQTEE; translated from the coding sequence GTGATGGGCGTAAGAGCACAACAAAAAGAGAAAACCCGGCGTTCGCTGGTGGAAGCCGCATTCAGTCAACTGAGTGCTGAGCGGAGTTTTGCCAGTTTGAGCCTGCGCGAAGTCGCACGCGAGGCCGGGATTGCGCCAACGTCCTTCTATCGTCACTTCCGTGATGTGGATGAACTGGGCCTGACCATGGTCGACGAGAGCGGTTTGATGCTGCGCCAGCTGATGCGCCAGGCGCGTCAGCGTATCGCCAAAGGCGGCAGCGTGATCCGCACCTCCGTGTCGACGTTTATGGAATTTATCGGCAATAACCCCAACGCGTTTCGTCTGCTTCTGCGCGAGCGTTCGGGCACATCGGCAGCGTTTCGTGCCGCCGTCGCGCGGGAAATTCAGCACTTCATCGCGGAACTTGCCGACTATCTTGAACTCGAAAACCATATGCCGCGTGCCTTTACTGAAGCACAGGCCGAGGCGATGGTGACGATTGTGTTCAGCGCGGGTGCCGAAGCGCTGGACGTCAGCATTGAACAACGCAAGCAGCTTGAAGAGCGACTGGTATTGCAGCTGAGGATGATCTCCAAAGGCGCGTACTACTGGTATCGCCGTGAACAAGAGAAACTGGCACATCAAACCGAAGAGTGA